ACTTTTCCAATTCCCACTTACTCAATAACTAAAGATTTTGATTGGGAAAATAAAAATCTGGAACCGGTGTGGGAAATGACTCGCAAATATGGACTGCCATACTTTTCTAATTTTGTAAACTCCGATATGGATCCAGACGACGCTCGTAGCATGTGCTGTCGACTAAGATTAGATAATCGAACTTTGCGTCGCCGAGGAGGTATGTTTTCCGCTAATCCCCTAACCGGAGCAATTGGCGTCGTCACTATTAATCTCCCTCGCATCGGATATCTTGCTCATAAAGAAAAAGGGGAGGGAGAAGCCGCGAAAAAGAAGTTCTTCAGTTTACTCGGCCAACTTTTAGACATCTCTAAAGACTCACTGGTCATAAAACGAGCGGAAGTTGAGGATTTAACCGTGCGGGGTTTGTACCCATATTGTCGTTACTACCTGGAAGACATCCACCTGCGAAACGGCGTTTATTGGCGAAATCATTTTAATACGATTGGGATTAATGGGATGAATGAGGCGCTCATTAACCTTTTTGGGAAGACGATTTCCGATCCTGAAGGCAAAGAGTTTGCTCTGGAAGTCATGGATTATATTCGGGAGAAGATTTTAATTTATCAAAAAGAGACTGGGGAAATGTTTAACCTGGAGGCAACCCCGGCCGAAAGTACCGCTTACCGCTTTGCTAAAATAGATAAAGCTCGCTTTGGGGATATTATCGTGGCTAACGAAGAGGCTTACCAAAAGCAAAAGGCGGCGCCTTTTTATACTAACTCGACCCATTTACCGGTTGACTACACCACAGATATTTTCGAGGCTCTTGATCATCAAGATGATCTACAGGCGAAATATAACGGGGGAACAGTGATTCACGGATTTATGGGGGAGAGTTTGCCAGACACCAGGTCGGTTAAAGCACTTGTCAAAAAGATCAGTAGCAATTACAAACTGCCATATTTCTCAATCACCCCCACTTTTTCGATATGCCCGAAGCACGGCTACTTAAAAGGGTCTCACGAATTTTGTCCACTGTGTGATGAAGAAATTGGTTATGGAAATGTAGAGGAGGTGACTCCTGTTTATGCCAAAAAAGTCGGTCGATCCAAAAAATCTTGAAGAGCAAAGAACTCGTTGTGAAGTCTACTCCAGAATCGTGGGGTACCTGCGCCCGGTCGTTCAGTGGAACGATGGTAAAGCCGCAGAATTTTCGATGCGCCAGACCTACACAAATGGTCTAAAAGAGTCATGACACTGGGGGGCCTTCAAAAAACCACTCTGGTTGACTTCCCAGGACGCGTCGCTTGTACAGTATTTACGGTCGGCTGCAATTTTCGCTGTCCCTTTTGCCACAATCGAGATTTAGTGACAAGTTCCAAGTTCCAGGAATCCAAGATCCAAGTTATTTCTCAAGAAACCTTTTTCGAATTCCTTAAAGGCCGGATCAAAATTTTAGATGGGGTTTGTATCACCGGTGGTGAGCCGACGTTGCAGCCGGATCTAGAAGATTTTTGTCGAAAAATTAAGTCGCTAGGTCTCCTCGTTAAGCTTGATACCAATGGCGGTCACCCAGAAATCGTTAAAAAGCTTTTAGATCAGAAACTACTTGATTTTATCGCGATGGATTTAAAGGGACCATGGGAAGATTATTCGAAAATTAGTAAATTTGAGCAGGTTGAATTGGTCAAGCAGACGATTCTTTTGACTGTCAAAAGTAATTTAGAATATGAATTTCGGACAACTGTTGTGCCGGATCTCCACTCCGAAAATTCGTTAATAAAACTCGCTTCAGATTTAGTAAAACTGACGGGTTGCAGTGATCATGATTACTTCCTACAGAACTTTAGAGGGGTTAGTTGTTTGGACAGTTCTTACAACGATCGACCTGGGTTTTCGTCAACCCAGCTTCAGAGTCTGCGAGACGCGGTTGCAAAGATTCTGCCAAAAACTAAAACTCGAGAATAATTGCTATAAATTGTATACTAAACACTTATGAATACTAAAAAGTTATTTATGTTGGGCTATGGAGTCATTGCTATTGTCTCCTTGGTGGTAGTTGGATTCCTGGTTTATCGGGCTTACTCGTTTGATAAAACTTTAAAAAATAGTGACGCTGTTGCCACAACGCTTCCTGTAACTGCTAATTTAAGAATTGATTTTGGTGAAAATAAATTCGCGACATACTTAGCAATTCAGGTCAACAGCCCAGCAACAGTTCTTAAATTAATTCAAGCCCCTGCCACCAAAGATTTAAATTTGGTAATAGAAGTCAAGCCTCTAGGAACATTAATA
The sequence above is a segment of the candidate division WWE3 bacterium genome. Coding sequences within it:
- a CDS encoding anaerobic ribonucleoside-triphosphate reductase activating protein, with the translated sequence MTLGGLQKTTLVDFPGRVACTVFTVGCNFRCPFCHNRDLVTSSKFQESKIQVISQETFFEFLKGRIKILDGVCITGGEPTLQPDLEDFCRKIKSLGLLVKLDTNGGHPEIVKKLLDQKLLDFIAMDLKGPWEDYSKISKFEQVELVKQTILLTVKSNLEYEFRTTVVPDLHSENSLIKLASDLVKLTGCSDHDYFLQNFRGVSCLDSSYNDRPGFSSTQLQSLRDAVAKILPKTKTRE
- a CDS encoding DUF4430 domain-containing protein, with the protein product MNTKKLFMLGYGVIAIVSLVVVGFLVYRAYSFDKTLKNSDAVATTLPVTANLRIDFGENKFATYLAIQVNSPATVLKLIQAPATKDLNLVIEVKPLGTLIKSIAGKTASNGYFWLTYVNGIVTPSGVDSIAVASGDLIEIKYNKL